The Amycolatopsis viridis genome window below encodes:
- a CDS encoding ABC transporter permease: protein MPPLEGPAAEPDAAAVEAGLDALDTPARPVEKAGGWRRFARSVLPPVAFLVLVIVVWQALWAAAFWPEYQLPAPLAVWDELWSQFTSARAFGFVWTSVHRAVLGFLIAIVIATPLGLLVAKVRLVRAGIGPFLSGLQSLPSVAWVPAAVLWFGVEPAAMYVVLLLGSVPSIANGLVAGIDQIPPILPRVGKVLGAGRLASARHILLPAALPGYLAGLKQGWAFSWRSLMAAEIIATSPLLGKGLGAYLDDGRFLNDMSTVIAAIVLILLVGVGIELLVFRPLERSVLRARGLNGSL, encoded by the coding sequence ATGCCGCCGCTTGAGGGTCCGGCCGCGGAACCGGACGCCGCGGCGGTCGAAGCCGGCCTCGACGCGCTGGACACGCCGGCCCGTCCGGTGGAGAAGGCGGGTGGCTGGCGCCGGTTCGCCCGGTCGGTGCTGCCGCCGGTGGCGTTCCTGGTGCTGGTGATCGTGGTCTGGCAGGCGTTGTGGGCCGCCGCGTTCTGGCCGGAGTACCAGCTGCCCGCACCGCTCGCGGTGTGGGACGAGTTGTGGTCGCAGTTCACCAGCGCACGGGCGTTCGGGTTCGTGTGGACCTCGGTGCACCGGGCGGTGCTCGGGTTCCTCATCGCGATCGTGATCGCCACCCCGCTCGGGCTGCTGGTCGCGAAGGTGCGGCTGGTGCGCGCCGGAATCGGCCCGTTCCTGTCCGGCCTGCAGAGCCTGCCGTCGGTGGCGTGGGTTCCGGCCGCGGTGCTGTGGTTCGGGGTCGAGCCGGCCGCCATGTACGTCGTGCTGCTGCTGGGCAGCGTGCCCTCGATCGCGAACGGCCTGGTGGCCGGCATCGACCAGATCCCGCCGATCCTGCCGCGGGTGGGCAAGGTGCTCGGCGCGGGACGGCTGGCGTCGGCGCGGCACATCCTGCTGCCCGCGGCCCTGCCGGGCTACCTGGCCGGGCTGAAGCAGGGGTGGGCGTTCTCGTGGCGGTCGCTGATGGCGGCGGAGATCATCGCGACGTCCCCGCTGCTGGGCAAGGGCCTGGGCGCCTACCTCGACGACGGCCGGTTCCTCAACGACATGTCGACAGTGATCGCGGCGATCGTGCTGATCCTGCTCGTCGGTGTCGGCATCGAGCTGCTGGTCTTCCGGCCGCTGGAGCGGTCCGTGCTGCGGGCCCGCGGACTGAACGGGTCGTTGTGA
- a CDS encoding sirohydrochlorin chelatase, whose product MIPLVAVAHGSRDPRSAATVRALVRRIAAPGLDVRVSFLDLSAPLVTDVLRDLVRAGHREAVVVPLLLGSAFHARVDLPALVAEVPELRVTIADVLGADLEGVAFDRLAAVADVSDPGLGVVLAAVGSSRPAANEAVAALARRWQSRHGFRAVAAFASAAKPDVPAAIAKLRARGARRIAVASWFLAPGLLPDRIAEQARAADPSVVLAGPLADDPRVAELVLARYTTALAAARRSA is encoded by the coding sequence GTGATCCCGCTCGTCGCCGTCGCGCACGGCAGCCGGGATCCACGGTCGGCGGCGACCGTGCGGGCGCTGGTGCGCCGGATCGCGGCGCCCGGGCTCGACGTGCGGGTGTCGTTCCTGGACCTGTCCGCGCCGCTGGTGACCGACGTGCTGCGGGACCTCGTGCGTGCGGGGCACCGGGAAGCCGTGGTGGTGCCGTTGCTGCTGGGCAGCGCCTTCCACGCGCGGGTCGACCTGCCCGCGCTGGTGGCCGAGGTGCCCGAGCTGCGCGTGACGATCGCCGACGTGCTGGGCGCGGACCTGGAGGGGGTCGCGTTCGACCGGCTCGCCGCGGTGGCGGACGTGTCCGATCCGGGGCTGGGTGTGGTGCTGGCGGCGGTCGGATCGTCCCGGCCGGCTGCGAACGAGGCGGTCGCCGCGCTGGCTCGCCGGTGGCAGTCGCGGCACGGTTTCCGCGCGGTGGCGGCGTTCGCCAGCGCCGCGAAGCCGGACGTCCCGGCGGCGATCGCGAAGTTGCGCGCCCGCGGTGCGCGTCGGATCGCCGTCGCGTCCTGGTTCCTCGCGCCCGGGTTGCTGCCCGACCGGATCGCGGAGCAGGCCCGGGCGGCCGACCCGTCCGTCGTGCTCGCCGGCCCGCTGGCGGACGATCCGCGCGTGGCAGAGCTGGTGCTCGCGCGGTACACCACCGCCTTGGCCGCTGCGCGACGGTCGGCCTGA
- a CDS encoding TIGR03854 family LLM class F420-dependent oxidoreductase, producing the protein MKIRIGVGLGAETPPAELPGLVDRLEAAGVDSVWFSEQVYSDAVDPFIGMAHALARTSRLKAGTSVAVLPGRHPVLVAKQIAALAALAPKRVLPVFGLRPARRGEWDLFDVPAGSRAAVFDESLRLLRTVLSGGGDFAGEFWKLEGISVGPLPSRPVDIWLGGTAPAAFRRIGRYADGWLGSFLSPAEARRGRAEIEAAAAAAGREIEPDHYGMSLLLSEDGIPPELAAAARQRRPDTDPADVIATSWPALHRLLDAHVEAGLTKFVIYHRGGSFAEFLDRFAEELLPRQN; encoded by the coding sequence GTGAAGATCCGGATCGGGGTGGGCCTGGGCGCGGAGACGCCGCCCGCGGAGCTCCCGGGACTCGTGGACCGTCTGGAGGCCGCCGGGGTGGACTCGGTGTGGTTCTCCGAGCAGGTGTACTCCGACGCGGTCGACCCGTTCATCGGGATGGCGCATGCGCTTGCGCGGACGTCACGGCTGAAGGCGGGCACGTCGGTGGCGGTCCTGCCCGGGCGCCACCCGGTGCTGGTGGCCAAGCAGATCGCCGCGCTGGCGGCGCTGGCGCCGAAGCGGGTGCTGCCGGTGTTCGGCCTGCGCCCGGCGCGACGCGGCGAGTGGGACCTGTTCGACGTTCCGGCCGGTTCGCGCGCCGCCGTGTTCGACGAATCGCTGCGGTTGCTGCGCACGGTGCTGTCCGGTGGCGGGGACTTCGCCGGTGAGTTCTGGAAGCTGGAGGGGATTTCCGTCGGCCCGCTGCCGTCCCGGCCCGTGGACATCTGGCTCGGCGGCACCGCGCCCGCGGCGTTCCGCCGGATCGGCCGGTACGCCGACGGATGGCTGGGCAGTTTCCTCTCCCCCGCCGAAGCACGGCGGGGCCGCGCGGAGATCGAGGCCGCCGCGGCCGCGGCGGGCCGCGAGATCGAACCGGACCACTACGGGATGAGCCTGTTGCTCAGCGAGGACGGCATCCCACCCGAGCTGGCCGCCGCGGCGCGGCAGCGCCGGCCGGACACCGACCCGGCCGACGTGATCGCCACGAGCTGGCCCGCGCTCCACCGTCTCCTCGACGCCCACGTCGAAGCCGGCCTGACGAAGTTCGTGATCTACCACCGGGGCGGGTCGTTCGCGGAATTCCTGGACCGCTTCGCCGAGGAACTGCTGCCCCGGCAGAACTGA
- a CDS encoding DUF3558 family protein, which produces MTINSRVREAVALTAIVFAAAACTATVAGTASPAPETSSQQRPDVFAGLNACRVLDQLNAGQGYQPGENKTRRNECDATKPGVKGNALALDPVQGLDEFAARNKGVVDLTINGRRAMQADIPTGGCAIAVEVGEHARALVLMTLATGPDDPQACVDAKALAERLEPLLPKVR; this is translated from the coding sequence GTGACCATCAACAGTAGAGTCCGCGAGGCTGTTGCTCTTACTGCCATCGTCTTCGCTGCGGCTGCGTGTACCGCCACGGTGGCGGGAACAGCCTCACCGGCGCCCGAAACGAGTTCGCAGCAGCGCCCTGATGTGTTCGCCGGTCTCAACGCGTGTCGAGTGCTGGATCAGCTCAACGCGGGGCAGGGGTACCAACCGGGGGAGAACAAGACCCGGCGCAACGAGTGCGATGCAACGAAGCCGGGTGTCAAGGGGAACGCACTGGCTTTGGATCCGGTGCAAGGGCTAGACGAGTTCGCGGCGAGGAACAAGGGTGTCGTGGACCTGACGATCAACGGACGTCGCGCCATGCAGGCCGACATCCCCACCGGCGGGTGCGCGATCGCGGTCGAAGTGGGTGAGCATGCGCGCGCCCTCGTGCTGATGACACTCGCCACCGGTCCGGACGATCCGCAGGCGTGCGTGGACGCCAAGGCGCTGGCGGAGCGGCTCGAGCCGCTGCTGCCGAAGGTTCGGTAG
- a CDS encoding DUF3558 domain-containing protein: MRIKLRIAPIISCACLVLAGAACTTTVPGTASPAPTSGVVDSDVFAGLNACQILDQLVAGQGFDPGENKSHRNQCGATKHDFGTLGVALDPMQGLSEFAQANTAVRSTSVNGRDALRADIPTGGCAIAVEVGEHARALVLATLITGPRDPQACLDAHALAEKLEPLLPKVQ, encoded by the coding sequence TTGAGAATCAAGTTGCGGATTGCGCCCATCATAAGTTGCGCGTGCCTGGTGTTGGCCGGTGCGGCCTGTACCACCACGGTGCCGGGCACGGCATCGCCGGCACCAACTTCAGGTGTGGTTGATTCCGATGTGTTCGCCGGTCTGAATGCGTGTCAGATACTCGATCAGCTTGTCGCGGGGCAAGGGTTCGATCCCGGGGAGAACAAGAGCCACCGCAACCAGTGCGGTGCGACCAAGCACGACTTCGGAACCCTCGGTGTGGCGCTGGATCCCATGCAGGGCCTGAGTGAGTTCGCCCAGGCGAACACGGCCGTGAGGAGCACCTCGGTCAACGGGCGCGACGCGCTGCGGGCCGACATCCCCACCGGTGGGTGCGCGATCGCAGTAGAGGTGGGTGAGCACGCTCGTGCGCTGGTACTGGCTACCCTGATTACCGGCCCCCGTGATCCGCAGGCGTGCTTAGACGCTCACGCCCTTGCCGAGAAGCTTGAGCCGCTGCTGCCCAAGGTGCAGTGA
- a CDS encoding DUF3558 domain-containing protein: MTINSRVRQAVAVNAIVFATAACTATVAGTPLPASGASATPTANLFATLNACQVLDRLNAGQGYAPGENKTRRNECTATKPGAATDSLALDPVQGLNEFAQRNAAAVQTSINGRPAMQADMPLGGCAVAVEVGEHARALVLMTLATGPDDPQACVDAKALAERLEPLLP, from the coding sequence GTGACCATCAACAGCCGAGTTCGTCAGGCTGTCGCTGTCAATGCCATCGTGTTCGCCACGGCCGCTTGCACTGCCACAGTGGCGGGGACGCCATTGCCAGCGTCTGGTGCGAGTGCTACTCCGACCGCGAACTTGTTCGCGACCTTGAATGCTTGTCAGGTTTTGGACCGGCTCAACGCCGGTCAGGGTTACGCTCCAGGGGAGAACAAGACCAGGCGGAACGAATGCACGGCGACGAAACCGGGTGCCGCTACCGACAGTCTGGCCCTTGATCCTGTTCAGGGACTCAATGAGTTCGCGCAACGGAACGCGGCGGCTGTGCAGACCTCGATCAACGGACGTCCCGCCATGCAGGCTGACATGCCGCTGGGCGGCTGTGCGGTTGCGGTCGAGGTGGGTGAGCATGCGCGCGCCCTCGTGCTGATGACACTCGCCACCGGTCCGGACGATCCGCAGGCGTGCGTGGACGCCAAGGCGCTGGCGGAGCGGCTCGAGCCGCTGCTGCCGTAG